A region of the Arsenicicoccus dermatophilus genome:
AGGACCCCGAGGCCGCCGTCGTCCGCGAGGTGTGGGAGGAGACCGGGCAGGACATCTACCGCCCCCGCCTCGTCGCCGTGCTCAGCCAGCACTGGATCGGTCTGTCCCCCAAGGGGATCCTGGAGGACTTCCAGGCGGTGCGACTCGTCTACGGCGCCGAGCTGCAGCGCACCCAGGACCTCGTGGTGCACGACACGGGTGGGACCACCGAGGCCGCGGAGTGGGTGCCGCACGCCCGCCTGTCCGCGATCCCCCTGGCCCCGGCCTGGGCGGGGGTGCGCGATCACCTCGGGGACGAGACCGACCGGCCCGCCTAGCGGGTCCGCCGCGCGATCCCCGCCGCCCCGACGACGAGCAGCACCAGCCCCACGCCGACCGCGACCCAGGGGCCCCACCGCCCCACGTCCACCTGCACCCGGGCCAGCTCGCCCGCGAGCACCCCGGCCGCGAGCGCCAGCCCGAGCAGGCCCACCACGAGGGCGGGGGCGCAAGGACCACGGGGGCGCTGCTCGCCATACCTGCTGCTGCTCATCGGGTGACCTCCTCGATCGTCGTCTCCCCGAGGCCCACGTGAGCCACGAGGTCCAGCACCGGCCGGCCCCGGCCGATCACCGTCTCGCCGCTGCCGACGGCGGTGACCTCGCCGCCCGCGCGGCGCACCCTCAGGTCGCCGAGCCCCACGTCGCCACGCACCCGCACCGTCAACCCCTGCGGGACCCGCACCACCAGGTCGCCCAGGCCGACGTCGGTGGTGATGCTGCGCCCGGAGACCTGCTCGGGATCCAGGTGGGTCAGGTCCAGGACGCCGTCGCCGGCGGCGACGTGGTACTCCTCCCCGCCGCGCAGCTCGGTGGGTACCCAGCTCATGTCGTGGGTCGCGGAGCCCAGCTGGACCCCGCCCCACCACCCGTCGACGCTGCGAGTGGTCCCGGCCCCCGCCGTCAGCCCGAGCGACAGGAGCACGACGACGACCGTCGTCAGGCCGCCCCGGCGCCCGGCGAGGCCGATGACGACGAGGAAGGTCGCGCACAGCCCCAGGGCCGTCGCCGTCGCCACCTGCGCCGGGTGCTCCAGGTGCACCCGGCCCACGCTCTGGGCGCCGAGCACCCCGCCGCCGCCGATCACGGCCAGACCCAGCGTGGCGAGCGCACCGGGCCGGCCGAGCGAGGGGCGTCGGGCCCGGGCCCGGGCCGGGACGGCGACCGGCTCCGGCGACGCCGGGGCGGCCGTCGACCGCGTCGAGCTGCTCGCCCCGCTGGACTCGGTCGACCCGGCCGGGACGGACGGCCGACCTCGGCCCGTCCGTCGCCACCACCACCAGGCCCCGGCCGCGGCCACGGCGCTCCAGGTGAGCGCCAGGGCCAGGCCCCGGGCATCGACCTGCGCCCCGCCCCCCAGGTCCCCGACGTGGTCCAGCACCAGCAGCCCGGTGAGGACGAGCAGGATCACCGAGTCGCCGTCGCCGTGGCGGACGGCCTTCTCCAGCGGGATCTGCTGGGCGGTGTCGGCCATCAGGCTGAAGGCCAGGAAGTACGCCGGCACCCCGACGCCCCCCATGGCCAGCGTCAGGCCCCAGGCGATGCGCACGACCACCGGGTCGACGCCGAGGGCGTCGGCCACGCCCGCGCACACCCCGGCGACCCAGCGATCGGTGAGGCGGCGGCGGATCCCGGTCGCGCGCACCCGCTCGCAGAAGCGGTCGAGGCCGTCCGTCGGCCGAGGGCCCGGGGACTGGGTCTGCGTCATACCGCCAGCGTGGCCGACGCCAGGACCTCCGGGCCATGAGGGTCGCCCCTGACCCGGCCCTGACCCATCCCCGGACCCCCGCCGGTGCCCTCGCCCCGGGGTCCGGGGATGGGTGAGGATGGACGCGTGCCCCCGTCCTACGAGCAGGCCACGCCGCCCGCCGCCGCCTCCCCGCAGCTGCTGCGTCCGGTCGACGACGGCTGGGTCGCGGGCGTCTGCGCGGGGCTGGGCGAGCACCTGGGGGTGCGGGCCGTGCTGGTCCGGGTCGGGATGGTGCTGCTCACCGTCGGCGGCATGGGCCTGGGGATTCTCGTCTACCTCGCGGTGTGGGCGCTCACCCCGCAACGGCTCGGCCCCGCCGAGGGGCGGCGCGCGGCTCCGACCGTCACGGGCGGGCGTGCCGCAGCCCCACGCCGGCCTCGGTTGCCTCGCAGCGGGCTGCTGCACGACGAGGCGGTCCTCACCCTGCTCCTGGGGCTGGTGCTGGTCGTGGGCGGGGGAGCGGTGCTCCTCCACCAGGGTGGCGTCGACCTGCGGCTCGGCGTGACCGCACCGCTGGCCCTGGTCGCCGGCGGTGCCATCGTGGTGTGGACCCAGCTCGACCGCAGCGAGCGCGAGCGCTTCCTGCAGCAGTCGTCCGGGGAGTCCCGGGCGGGCCTGGCGCGGGTGCTGACCGGGGTGCTGATGACCACCGCCGGGGTGGTGGTCCTCGCCGCGCGCGCCCAGGGGATCGGCGGCCTCGGCGACGCCGCCCTGTCCGCCGCCGCCGTCCTCGTCGGGCTGGTCGTCATCCTCGCGCCCTGGGGGATGCGCCTGTGGCAGCGGCTGCGCGCCGAGCAGGCCGCGGCGGTGCGTGCCACCGAGCGCGCGGACATCGCCGCCCACCTGCACGACTCGGTCCTGCAGACGCTCGCGCTGATCCAGCGGCAGGCCGAGGACCCGGTGGCCGTCCAGCGGCTCGCCCGGGCCCAGGAGCGCGAGCTGCGCTCCTGGCTGTATGGCGGCGGCGACGCCGCACCGACCACCCTGGCGGCCGCGGCCCGGGGAGTGGTCCACGACGTGGAGGACCGGCACGGGGTGCCCGTCGACCTGGTCGTCACGGGTGACGTGGACCTCGACGACGACGTCGCCGCGCTGGTGCGGGCGTTGGGCGAGGCGCTGACCAACGCCGCCCGCCACGGCGTCCCGCCCGTGTCGGCCTACGTCGAGGCGGGTCCGCTGGGGGTCGAGGCCTTCGTCCGGGACCACGGTGACGGCTTCGACCCGGACGAGGTCCCCGAGGACCGGCTGGGGGTGCGTCGCTCGATCGTGGGCCGGATGCAGCGGCACGGGGGTTCCGCCCGGATCCGCCGCCGCGAGCCGGGCACCGAGGTCGAGCTCGTGCTGCCGCCGTACGCCGAACGTCTGCACGTCCCTGCTGATCCCGCCCATCCTCCGGAGGACCGATGACCACGCCCACCAGCCCGATCCGCCTCGTCCTGGTCGACGACCACCGGATGTTCCGCGCCGGGGTGCGCACCGAGCTGGACGACACCCTGCCGGTGGTGGGGGAGGCCGGTGACGTCGAGTCCGCCGTCGCCGTCATCAAGGCCGAGCGGCCGGACGTGGTGCTGCTCGACGTCCACCTGCCGGGCGGGGACGGGCGCGGCGGCACCGACGTGCTGCTCGGCTGCATGGGGCTGACGACGGCGGCGGGGGCGCCGGTGCGCTTCCTCGCCCTGTCGGTGTCCGACGCCGCCGAGGACGTGATCTCGGTGATCCGGGCCGGGGCGCGCGGCTACGTCACCAAGACCATCAGCGGCCACGACCTGGTCGCGGCGATCCGCCGGGTGGCCGAGGGGGACGCGGTCTTCAGCCCCCGGCTCGCGGGCTTCGTGCTGGACGCCTTTGGGGCCGCGGCCGGGGAGATCGCCGAGGTCGACGAGGAGCTGGACCGGCTCTCGGCCCGCGAGCGCGAGGTGATGCGTCTCATCGCCCGGGGCTATCAGTACAAGGAGGTCGCCAAGGAGCTCTTCATCTCGGTGAAGACCGTGGAGACCCACGTGTCCAGCGTGCTCCGCAAGCTCCAGCTGTCCAGCCGGCACGAGCTCACGGCCTGGGCGATGAACCGTCATCTCCTGTAGCAGCTCAGTCGGCGTGGCGGGACGCACCCTGGCACCGACGTCGGCCGAGAGGCCGATCGGTCAGGGCAGCGCGAGCCGGAAGATCGTCCGCCAGGTCTGGCCGATCTGCCGGTGCAGCGGGCCCTCGACGTAGGGCAGCCGGTAGCGCTCGCACAGGTCGCGCACGACGACGGCGATCTCGGCGTAGCGGTTGCTGGGCAGGTCAGGGAACAGGTGGTGCTCGATCTGGTGGGACAGGTTCCCGGTCATGAAGTGCATCAGCCGCCCGCCGGAGATGTTGCAGGAGCCGATCATCTGGCGGATGTACCAGTCGCCGCGGGTCTCGCCCTCGATCATGTCCTCGGTGAAGAACTCGACGCCGTCGGGGAAGTGCCCGCAGAAGATCACGGTGTGCGCCCACAGGTTGCGGATCGAGTTGGCGGCGAAGGTCCCCGCCAGGGCGGCCTTGCCGGAGCCGGTCAGCGAGGCGACCAGCGGGGTCGCGACGTAGTCCTTGGCGAACTGCCGGCCTGCCTTGACCCCGAGGGCCCGCACGTCGGCGGCCCACTCCTCGCGGGGCTTCTCGCCCGACCTCATCTTGACCGTCTCGATGTCGTAGAGCGCGATGCCCCACTCGAAGAACGGCGCCAGCACCATGTTGAAGACCGGGTTGAGCAGGTTGTGCGGCTTCCACGGCTGGTCCGGGCTGACCCGCAGCAGGTCGTAGCCCACGTCGGAGTCCTTGCCGATGACATTGGTCCAGGTGTGGTGCAGGTCGTTGTGGGTGTGCTTCCAGCCCTTGGCCGGCGCCACGAAGT
Encoded here:
- a CDS encoding PspC domain-containing protein, which codes for MTQTQSPGPRPTDGLDRFCERVRATGIRRRLTDRWVAGVCAGVADALGVDPVVVRIAWGLTLAMGGVGVPAYFLAFSLMADTAQQIPLEKAVRHGDGDSVILLVLTGLLVLDHVGDLGGGAQVDARGLALALTWSAVAAAGAWWWWRRTGRGRPSVPAGSTESSGASSSTRSTAAPASPEPVAVPARARARRPSLGRPGALATLGLAVIGGGGVLGAQSVGRVHLEHPAQVATATALGLCATFLVVIGLAGRRGGLTTVVVVLLSLGLTAGAGTTRSVDGWWGGVQLGSATHDMSWVPTELRGGEEYHVAAGDGVLDLTHLDPEQVSGRSITTDVGLGDLVVRVPQGLTVRVRGDVGLGDLRVRRAGGEVTAVGSGETVIGRGRPVLDLVAHVGLGETTIEEVTR
- a CDS encoding PspC domain-containing protein, whose translation is MPPSYEQATPPAAASPQLLRPVDDGWVAGVCAGLGEHLGVRAVLVRVGMVLLTVGGMGLGILVYLAVWALTPQRLGPAEGRRAAPTVTGGRAAAPRRPRLPRSGLLHDEAVLTLLLGLVLVVGGGAVLLHQGGVDLRLGVTAPLALVAGGAIVVWTQLDRSERERFLQQSSGESRAGLARVLTGVLMTTAGVVVLAARAQGIGGLGDAALSAAAVLVGLVVILAPWGMRLWQRLRAEQAAAVRATERADIAAHLHDSVLQTLALIQRQAEDPVAVQRLARAQERELRSWLYGGGDAAPTTLAAAARGVVHDVEDRHGVPVDLVVTGDVDLDDDVAALVRALGEALTNAARHGVPPVSAYVEAGPLGVEAFVRDHGDGFDPDEVPEDRLGVRRSIVGRMQRHGGSARIRRREPGTEVELVLPPYAERLHVPADPAHPPEDR
- a CDS encoding LuxR C-terminal-related transcriptional regulator; this translates as MTTPTSPIRLVLVDDHRMFRAGVRTELDDTLPVVGEAGDVESAVAVIKAERPDVVLLDVHLPGGDGRGGTDVLLGCMGLTTAAGAPVRFLALSVSDAAEDVISVIRAGARGYVTKTISGHDLVAAIRRVAEGDAVFSPRLAGFVLDAFGAAAGEIAEVDEELDRLSAREREVMRLIARGYQYKEVAKELFISVKTVETHVSSVLRKLQLSSRHELTAWAMNRHLL
- a CDS encoding fatty acid desaturase family protein is translated as MTTLAQRPAVNPDDEQRPADSAADAVQPRVPGLASDGGPRRRPEHAAHLSDEDVAALGAELDELRARIVASRGAADAAYIRRAIRLHRTMELAGRATLVLAGRHKAAWVLGTGLMATAKIIENMEIGHNVIHGQWDWMRDPDIHSSTWEWDFVAPAKGWKHTHNDLHHTWTNVIGKDSDVGYDLLRVSPDQPWKPHNLLNPVFNMVLAPFFEWGIALYDIETVKMRSGEKPREEWAADVRALGVKAGRQFAKDYVATPLVASLTGSGKAALAGTFAANSIRNLWAHTVIFCGHFPDGVEFFTEDMIEGETRGDWYIRQMIGSCNISGGRLMHFMTGNLSHQIEHHLFPDLPSNRYAEIAVVVRDLCERYRLPYVEGPLHRQIGQTWRTIFRLALP